From the Caballeronia sp. NK8 genome, one window contains:
- a CDS encoding EamA family transporter: MSALPPPRLPFSFPDRFPFRAPRSFKGQVALALAVVYLVWGSTYLGIHLSLESFPPLMLGGLRNLCAGVGLFVIAVHRKAVWPSAREVRNAAIVGTLLEGLSSGMMAYGMRTVGTGTAAVMVATVPLFATIFTALSGRGVAKGEWFAVALGLIGIVLLNHGDPSPSSTVGTLAILCAAIFWAGGAHLASRLPQPSDLLMSTALQIGLGGLIATGIALAAGERLTQVSVGAGFSFVYLVVIGSMAAYVAYNFLIRNTSTIVATSCLYVNPVVAVLLGALLLGEIITQWTVIATVVILLSVGLSFWFDYRRRGLA, from the coding sequence ATGTCCGCTCTGCCGCCGCCGCGTCTGCCGTTCAGCTTTCCCGACCGTTTTCCGTTTCGTGCGCCGCGCTCCTTCAAGGGGCAGGTCGCGCTTGCGCTGGCCGTCGTCTATCTCGTGTGGGGCTCGACGTATCTCGGGATCCATCTGTCGCTCGAGTCGTTTCCGCCGCTCATGCTCGGCGGTTTGCGCAATCTGTGTGCGGGCGTCGGGCTGTTCGTGATCGCCGTGCATCGCAAGGCGGTGTGGCCGAGTGCGCGGGAAGTGCGCAATGCGGCGATCGTCGGAACTTTGCTGGAAGGTTTGTCGAGCGGGATGATGGCCTACGGCATGCGCACGGTGGGAACCGGCACGGCTGCGGTGATGGTCGCCACTGTGCCGCTTTTCGCGACGATCTTCACCGCGTTGAGCGGGCGCGGGGTTGCTAAGGGCGAATGGTTCGCGGTGGCGCTGGGGTTGATCGGCATCGTGCTGCTCAATCATGGCGATCCGTCGCCGAGTTCTACCGTCGGCACATTGGCGATTCTGTGCGCGGCGATCTTCTGGGCGGGCGGCGCGCATCTGGCGAGCCGTTTGCCGCAACCGTCCGATTTGTTGATGTCGACGGCCTTGCAGATCGGGCTGGGCGGTCTGATCGCGACGGGCATCGCGCTGGCGGCGGGCGAAAGGCTCACGCAGGTGAGCGTTGGCGCGGGGTTTTCGTTCGTGTATCTCGTGGTGATCGGTTCGATGGCGGCGTATGTCGCTTATAACTTTCTGATTCGGAATACGAGCACGATCGTCGCGACGAGTTGTCTTTATGTGAATCCGGTCGTCGCCGTCTTGCTGGGCGCGCTGCTGCTTGGCGAAATCATCACGCAGTGGACCGTTATCGCGACGGTCGTGATTCTGCTTTCGGTCGGGCTTTCGTTCTGGTTTGATTATCGAAGGCGTGGGCTGGCTTGA
- a CDS encoding YadA family autotransporter adhesin, with protein sequence MDGVERSQDLQKSIFIEELYMKHDGIRFKPMVMAIFGCMAVLATANVSAGTTVGFSNDVDSSVKRDGLNIFGDNNSTAANGVMIGDGQWNSLNNSVVIGNNARTMAPISFDDPDRTFTFKVDAGPAVAIGYNAASGPRGVGVGEGARASDYAVSVGADAEADDSAIAVGRSSSAGERGVAIGANSRADYHGVAIGSDTLADQGLAIGNSSHSGGNGIALGENAWSGGDSLALGVGARADMWGTAVGESATAVNVRGAAFGNESFAGTVGTAIGAGARAEGYGSTALGVDTTAEDWAGIAIGLGAHAAGGNSLAVGAGANATGGDGSTALGANAGASGRGSIAIGGASASGENSVAIGRYSSDEGQAMVVSFGYGWNKRRLTNVANGIDGTDAVNMNQLNAVSDLVAQNTADILALQGGEGLVQGAMLRSTVRAAAPALVGAAAPAVSDSLFAASGNAGETATASGVHATAMGANSVASADNSVALGANSVADRANTLSVGAAGSERQITNVAAGTQGTDAVNVNQLNDKITQANAYTDQAVAGANAYTDQAIASTRHDMERYADRAAASTLAIPSIPVLNSGEKWAGVAVGNYGSATAVGVAAAYQVSMNLNLGVGVSSANGGSTAVKAQAGYRW encoded by the coding sequence TTGGACGGTGTCGAACGCAGCCAAGATTTACAGAAAAGTATTTTTATCGAGGAATTATATATGAAGCATGATGGGATTCGGTTCAAACCGATGGTGATGGCGATTTTCGGCTGTATGGCGGTGCTCGCTACGGCGAATGTCTCTGCTGGCACGACTGTTGGATTTAGTAACGACGTGGACTCGTCCGTCAAGCGCGACGGTCTTAATATCTTTGGCGATAACAATTCCACGGCTGCGAATGGAGTAATGATCGGAGACGGACAGTGGAACAGTCTGAACAACAGCGTCGTGATTGGCAATAACGCAAGAACGATGGCCCCCATTTCCTTTGATGACCCCGATAGAACGTTTACTTTTAAAGTCGACGCGGGTCCGGCTGTCGCTATTGGATATAACGCCGCGTCAGGCCCGCGAGGCGTCGGTGTTGGTGAGGGAGCGCGTGCATCAGATTACGCCGTCTCTGTAGGCGCTGATGCAGAGGCCGATGATTCAGCCATTGCGGTTGGACGTAGTAGCTCTGCCGGAGAAAGGGGTGTCGCCATAGGAGCGAACTCGCGTGCCGATTACCACGGGGTTGCAATCGGCAGCGACACATTGGCAGATCAAGGCCTAGCAATCGGAAATAGTTCTCATAGCGGCGGTAACGGCATTGCATTGGGAGAAAACGCGTGGTCGGGAGGTGACAGCTTGGCACTTGGCGTCGGCGCGCGAGCTGATATGTGGGGAACGGCAGTTGGTGAGTCGGCAACGGCGGTCAACGTACGCGGAGCCGCTTTCGGTAACGAATCGTTTGCAGGAACCGTGGGTACAGCCATCGGCGCGGGAGCACGCGCGGAGGGCTACGGAAGCACCGCCTTGGGAGTTGACACGACAGCCGAGGATTGGGCCGGCATTGCAATCGGCTTGGGCGCGCACGCCGCGGGCGGCAACTCACTCGCGGTCGGAGCAGGTGCTAATGCAACGGGCGGCGACGGCTCGACTGCTTTGGGCGCCAATGCCGGTGCATCGGGTCGCGGCTCTATCGCCATTGGCGGTGCCAGTGCGTCAGGCGAAAACTCTGTCGCGATTGGCAGATATAGTAGCGACGAAGGTCAGGCAATGGTGGTCAGCTTTGGTTATGGGTGGAACAAGCGTCGTTTGACGAATGTCGCAAACGGCATCGACGGCACCGACGCGGTGAACATGAACCAATTGAACGCCGTGAGCGACCTGGTTGCGCAAAACACTGCCGACATCCTCGCTCTCCAAGGCGGCGAGGGGCTTGTCCAAGGCGCGATGCTCCGCTCGACCGTGCGCGCCGCAGCTCCGGCACTCGTCGGCGCAGCCGCGCCCGCCGTCTCCGACTCGCTCTTCGCAGCAAGCGGCAACGCCGGTGAAACCGCCACGGCATCGGGCGTCCACGCCACCGCCATGGGCGCGAATTCCGTCGCCAGCGCAGATAACTCCGTCGCTCTCGGCGCCAACTCCGTCGCGGATCGCGCGAACACGCTGTCCGTCGGCGCGGCAGGCAGTGAGCGTCAGATCACCAACGTCGCGGCCGGCACGCAAGGCACGGACGCGGTGAACGTCAATCAGCTGAACGACAAGATCACGCAAGCGAATGCCTACACCGACCAGGCCGTCGCAGGCGCGAACGCCTACACGGATCAGGCCATCGCCAGCACGCGACACGACATGGAACGCTACGCTGATCGCGCAGCGGCATCGACCCTGGCGATCCCGAGCATTCCGGTGCTCAACTCGGGCGAGAAGTGGGCCGGCGTGGCGGTCGGCAACTACGGCAGCGCGACCGCTGTCGGCGTCGCCGCGGCCTATCAGGTGTCGATGAATCTGAACCTGGGCGTCGGCGTCTCGTCGGCAAATGGTGGTTCGACCGCCGTCAAGGCGCAGGCAGGCTACCGCTGGTAA
- a CDS encoding DUF4397 domain-containing protein yields MKLIRTAAALAAVAALLSACGGSSDDVGKEIGVTPAQVHFIHAIPSGPNVDFYDNSKVLQPNLAYKTVTNFANIDTGQHNFSYAAVNTTTQLATDTSISNAAKGHEYTVIALPDAGFLPSIAVIDDPFDKGLLSSSARVRAFNASTNAPNLDIYLVAPGTNVANVSPTMAGVAYKNAVPATTQDSLYVSGGTYQLIATTPGSKTPVYTSASFDLAKNADWLVTTLPSGNALSQLVPEKIRVLVAQGGNTQQPALELPDTQ; encoded by the coding sequence ATGAAGCTCATCCGCACCGCTGCCGCGCTTGCCGCCGTCGCCGCTTTGCTCTCCGCTTGCGGCGGAAGCTCCGACGATGTCGGCAAGGAAATCGGCGTCACCCCGGCGCAGGTCCATTTCATTCACGCGATCCCGAGCGGCCCGAACGTCGACTTCTACGACAACAGCAAGGTCCTGCAACCGAATCTCGCCTACAAGACGGTGACCAACTTCGCGAACATCGACACCGGCCAGCACAATTTCTCCTACGCGGCCGTGAACACGACGACGCAACTCGCCACCGACACGAGCATCTCGAACGCGGCGAAAGGGCATGAGTACACGGTGATCGCGCTGCCGGACGCGGGCTTCCTGCCGTCGATCGCGGTGATCGACGATCCGTTCGACAAGGGACTGCTGTCGAGCAGCGCACGCGTGCGCGCTTTCAACGCGTCGACGAACGCGCCGAACCTCGATATCTATCTGGTCGCGCCGGGCACGAACGTCGCGAACGTCAGCCCGACGATGGCGGGCGTCGCCTACAAGAACGCCGTACCCGCGACGACGCAGGATTCCCTCTACGTCTCCGGCGGCACGTATCAACTGATCGCGACCACGCCGGGCTCGAAGACGCCGGTCTACACATCGGCTTCGTTCGACCTCGCCAAGAACGCGGACTGGCTCGTGACGACGCTGCCGTCGGGCAACGCGCTCTCGCAACTGGTGCCGGAGAAGATTCGCGTGCTGGTCGCGCAGGGCGGCAACACGCAGCAGCCGGCGCTGGAATTGCCCGACACGCAATGA
- a CDS encoding entericidin A/B family lipoprotein, translated as MSRLIALLLIAGTAALAGCNTVSGAGQDISKGGQAISNSAEEHK; from the coding sequence ATGTCTCGACTCATCGCTCTACTGCTGATTGCAGGCACGGCGGCTCTCGCGGGCTGCAACACCGTCTCGGGTGCGGGCCAGGATATTTCGAAGGGCGGTCAGGCCATTTCGAATTCCGCCGAGGAGCACAAGTAA
- a CDS encoding sensor histidine kinase: MQKTPTPPAPAGIARRAARFNEWMRRYSWAVAMTVAIVITVGGLVILESGRMRIASEYETALDAKGATAQLSMLAADIATLTADERGFALKPDGAYQAHFRETTARVRRTLASLDAYYRRIGDDTALASFAQIRAAADDEIAQGTVRLEDTPEDAAAHPRPLALPPPDTSATLDAALSLLRLNEEQRAQHALDASRADQRISTLCVGALCALNIVLFILLFRNLGIQLDKQARVQKALITQQEELDQLVFARTRQLEALAWHLQSVSENEKTELARELHDELGSILTASKMDVAWVRGKLKDTEPTMAEKLARALGNLDQGIALKRRIIEDMRPTVLANFGLVTALRSLADEAAQRNGWNVESDLPGEDVKLGEAIEIALFRVAQETLTNAAKYAHASRIRIALDIDEENVSLSITDDGIGIRPQDLKRTQTHGLVGMRQRVSARGGRFEIERASPHGTAISVSMPRERSVDAPLAAPTA; this comes from the coding sequence ATGCAGAAAACGCCCACGCCGCCCGCGCCGGCCGGAATCGCGCGACGCGCGGCGCGTTTCAATGAATGGATGCGCCGCTATAGCTGGGCCGTAGCGATGACGGTGGCGATCGTCATCACGGTGGGCGGGCTCGTCATTCTGGAATCGGGGCGCATGCGGATCGCGTCGGAATACGAAACCGCGCTCGACGCGAAGGGCGCGACCGCGCAGTTGTCGATGCTCGCCGCCGATATCGCCACGCTCACCGCCGACGAACGCGGCTTTGCGCTGAAGCCCGACGGCGCGTATCAGGCGCACTTCCGGGAGACAACCGCACGCGTGCGGCGCACGCTGGCGTCGCTCGATGCGTATTACCGGCGCATCGGCGACGACACCGCGCTCGCGAGCTTCGCGCAGATCCGCGCCGCCGCCGACGATGAAATCGCGCAAGGCACCGTGCGCCTCGAAGATACGCCGGAAGACGCCGCCGCCCACCCGCGTCCGCTCGCGCTGCCGCCGCCCGACACCAGCGCGACGCTCGACGCGGCGTTGTCGCTGTTGCGCCTGAACGAGGAACAGCGCGCGCAACACGCGCTCGACGCGAGCCGCGCCGACCAGCGCATCTCCACGCTCTGCGTCGGCGCGTTGTGCGCGCTCAATATCGTGTTGTTCATCCTGCTGTTCCGCAATCTCGGCATCCAGCTCGACAAACAGGCGCGCGTGCAGAAGGCGCTCATCACGCAGCAGGAGGAACTCGATCAACTCGTGTTCGCGCGCACGCGCCAGCTCGAAGCGCTCGCGTGGCATTTGCAATCGGTCAGCGAGAACGAGAAGACCGAGCTTGCGCGCGAACTGCACGACGAACTCGGCTCGATCCTCACGGCGAGCAAGATGGATGTCGCGTGGGTGCGCGGCAAGCTGAAGGACACCGAACCCACGATGGCCGAAAAACTCGCGCGCGCGCTCGGCAATCTCGATCAGGGCATTGCGTTGAAGCGCCGCATCATCGAGGACATGCGCCCGACCGTGCTCGCCAACTTCGGCCTCGTGACGGCGCTGCGCTCACTCGCCGATGAAGCCGCGCAGCGCAATGGCTGGAATGTGGAATCGGATCTGCCGGGCGAGGACGTGAAGCTCGGCGAGGCGATCGAGATCGCGCTCTTTCGCGTCGCGCAGGAGACGCTCACGAACGCGGCGAAATATGCGCATGCGAGCCGCATCAGGATTGCGCTCGATATCGATGAAGAGAACGTGTCGCTTTCGATCACCGACGACGGCATCGGCATCCGGCCGCAGGATCTGAAGCGCACGCAGACGCATGGGCTCGTCGGCATGCGGCAGCGTGTGTCGGCGCGCGGCGGGCGCTTCGAGATCGAGCGCGCGTCGCCGCACGGCACGGCGATCAGCGTGTCGATGCCGCGCGAGCGCAGCGTCGATGCGCCGCTCGCCGCGCCCACCGCGTAG
- a CDS encoding DUF1328 domain-containing protein, protein MLKWALFFAIVAVIAGVLGFTGVAAGAAAIAKFLFVLFLILCAVFLVLGFVVTKKAID, encoded by the coding sequence ATGCTGAAGTGGGCATTGTTTTTCGCGATCGTGGCCGTGATCGCGGGCGTGCTGGGTTTCACGGGCGTCGCCGCCGGGGCTGCGGCCATCGCGAAATTCCTGTTCGTGCTGTTCTTGATCCTGTGCGCCGTGTTCCTGGTGCTTGGCTTCGTCGTCACGAAAAAAGCCATCGATTAG
- a CDS encoding DUF1328 domain-containing protein, giving the protein MLHYAVVFFVIAIIAAVFGFTGIAAGAAEIAKILFYIFLVVFVVTLLLGVFRT; this is encoded by the coding sequence ATGCTTCATTACGCCGTTGTCTTCTTCGTCATCGCCATCATCGCGGCCGTGTTCGGCTTCACGGGCATCGCGGCCGGGGCGGCGGAAATCGCGAAGATCCTTTTCTATATTTTTCTCGTCGTATTCGTGGTCACTTTGCTGCTCGGCGTGTTCCGAACGTGA
- a CDS encoding bacterioferritin: MSKSSAVKAAPSQSTDAFVLDVEKIRADARQHMDEGAVTTGYGADRETVLKLLNDSLATEIVCTLRYKRHYFMAKGIHSEAVAQEFLEHANEEQEHADTLAERIVQLGGEPNFAPDGLSSRSHSEYSEGKDLIDMIRENLIAERIAIDTYREIIRYLGDKDVTTRRIFEDILAVEEEHADDMADLLEGRNG, from the coding sequence ATGTCCAAATCGTCTGCTGTAAAAGCTGCGCCGAGCCAGTCCACGGACGCTTTTGTCCTCGATGTCGAAAAGATTCGCGCCGATGCGCGGCAGCACATGGATGAAGGCGCGGTGACGACGGGTTACGGCGCCGACCGCGAGACCGTGTTAAAGCTGCTCAACGACTCGCTCGCCACCGAAATCGTCTGCACGCTGCGCTACAAGCGTCACTACTTCATGGCGAAGGGTATCCATTCGGAAGCCGTCGCGCAGGAATTCCTGGAGCACGCGAACGAGGAACAGGAGCACGCCGATACGCTCGCCGAACGCATCGTGCAGCTTGGCGGCGAGCCGAATTTCGCGCCGGACGGCCTCTCGTCGCGCTCGCATTCGGAGTACAGCGAAGGCAAGGATCTGATCGACATGATCCGCGAGAATCTGATTGCCGAGCGCATCGCGATCGATACGTATCGCGAGATCATTCGCTATCTCGGCGATAAGGACGTCACGACGCGACGCATCTTCGAGGACATTCTCGCCGTCGAGGAAGAACACGCCGACGACATGGCGGACCTGCTGGAAGGCCGCAACGGATAA
- a CDS encoding response regulator transcription factor, with protein sequence MIRVLIADDHAIVRSGFRQFVADEPDMEVAAEAATGDEAIARVREQAFDVVLLDIAMPDKNGVDTLRVIKQIRPEQGVLMLSGFPESQYAINLLKAGANGYLNKDATPDEIVRAIRTVARGHRYLSEFIADALADKLDKPAAERPHEMLSEREFQIFCKLAGGQIPTEIAQELHLSVKTVSTYRARVLEKMRLANNADLTYYAIKNGLIE encoded by the coding sequence ATGATTCGAGTCCTGATAGCCGACGACCACGCGATCGTGCGCAGCGGTTTCCGCCAGTTCGTCGCGGACGAGCCCGACATGGAAGTCGCCGCCGAGGCCGCCACCGGCGACGAGGCGATTGCGCGCGTGCGCGAGCAGGCGTTCGACGTGGTATTGCTCGATATCGCCATGCCCGACAAGAACGGCGTCGACACCTTGCGCGTGATCAAGCAGATCCGGCCGGAGCAGGGCGTGCTGATGCTCTCGGGCTTTCCGGAGAGCCAGTACGCGATCAATCTGCTGAAGGCGGGCGCGAACGGTTATCTGAACAAGGACGCCACGCCCGATGAAATAGTGCGCGCGATCCGCACGGTGGCGCGCGGGCACCGGTATCTGTCGGAATTCATCGCCGATGCGCTCGCCGACAAACTCGACAAACCCGCCGCCGAGCGGCCGCACGAAATGCTCTCGGAGCGCGAGTTTCAGATCTTCTGCAAGCTCGCGGGCGGCCAGATTCCGACGGAAATCGCGCAGGAACTGCATCTTTCGGTGAAGACGGTGAGCACCTATCGCGCGCGCGTGCTGGAAAAGATGCGGCTCGCCAACAACGCCGACCTCACGTATTACGCGATCAAGAACGGCCTGATCGAATAG